From a region of the Impatiens glandulifera chromosome 4, dImpGla2.1, whole genome shotgun sequence genome:
- the LOC124936008 gene encoding cell number regulator 8 encodes MANTEESSPLLGNPPSLQEEDDKKTSIESPLPVPSQKQLAPPPPAASIGYPADGLPLGYDGVITEPIRRNQWNSSLFNCLGRNDEFCSSDLEVCLLGAVAPCVLYGSNVERLNSTPGTFTNHCMPYSVLYVLGTAIFGGNLLARWFSYPSRTAIRRKFNLEGNFESVVSSCGCCGSVVEDDVQREQWEMACDFATHVFCHACALCQEGREVRRRVPHPGLNLKPILVMIPPCEQFMSGREKV; translated from the exons ATGGCTAATACAGAAGAATCGAGTCCCCTTCTTGGAAATCCACCTTCGCTACAGGAAGAAGATGACAAGAAAACCTCCATAGAATCTCCACTCCCTGTACCGTCGCAGAAACAACTAGCTCCTCCTCCTCCGGCTGCTTCCATCGGTTATCCCGCCGACGGACTTCCACTAGGATATGACGGCGTCATAACCGAACCGATCCGTCGTAATCAATGGAATTCCAGTCTATTCAATTGCCTTGGCCGAAACGACGAATTCTGTAGCAGCGATCTCGAAGTTT GTCTGCTTGGAGCTGTAGCACCATGTGTACTCTATGGAAGCAATGTAGAGAGACTCAATTCTACTCCAGGAACATTCACAAATCATTGCATGCCCTACTCTGTTTTATACGTTCTCGGGACAGCAATTTTTGGTGGAAATCTATTGGCTCGTTGGTTTTCTTATCCTAGCCGAACAGCAATTCGAAGGAAGTTCAATCTCGAAGGGAACTTCGAATCGGTTGTGAGTTCGTGTGGATGCTGTGGGAGCGTTGTGGAGGATGATGTGCAACGCGAGCAGTGGGAAATGGCTTGCGATTTCGCGACTCATGTGTTCTGTCATGCGTGTGCTCTTTGTCAGGAAGGTCGTGAAGTTCGTCGTAGGGTTCCTCATCCAGGTTTGAATTTGAAACCGATCTTGGTTATGATTCCTCCTTGTGAACAGTTTATGAGTGGTCGTGAGAAGGTTTGA
- the LOC124935619 gene encoding uncharacterized protein LOC124935619 codes for METKMKTISKPGRTSEIFPQTLMKTPMKNKTGNRGKYRSSPRMIFRRKTSSSTNDEPSSPKVTCIGQVRNRRRRSKPIPVRRKVKVVFYGRGLGKRIRTWMKWPFLSIWSCFGRKKNDKDVSMSLEMENETEERTPMKGEDVSDDQSLSSPPKNALFLMRKGSTSLMSRYFENSETEDLNSSEKTKAAAAEEVNEERGGEEIVQQPFITARSEIEPARMVEKMSPKGR; via the coding sequence ATGGAAACGAAGATGAAGACTATCTCTAAACCGGGAAGGACGTCGGAGATATTTCCACAGACATTGATGAAAACTCCGATGAAGAATAAAACCGGAAACAggggaaagtacagatcaagtCCGAGAATGATTTTCCGACGAAAGACATCTTCTTCAACTAATGATGAACCATCTTCTCCAAAAGTTACCTGTATAGGTCAGGTGAGAAACCGGCGCCGGAGATCGAAACCAATTCCCGTTCGACGGAAGGTAAAAGTTGTATTTTATGGACGTGGATTAGGGAAAAGGATACGGacatggatgaaatggccattcTTATCGATTTGGAGTTGTTTTGGAAggaagaaaaatgataaagatgTATCAATGTCTTTGGAAATGGAAAATGAAACAGAAGAAAGAACACCCATGAAGGGAGAAGATGTATCTGATGATCAAAGTTTGTCTTCACCACCAAAGAATGCTCTTTTTTTGATGAGAAAAGGATCTACTTCTTTGATGTCTCGATATTTTGAGAATTCTGAAACTGAGGATTTGAATTCATCGGAGAAAACAAAGGCGGCAGCGGCGGAGGAAGTGAATGAAGAAAGAGGAGGTGAGGAGATTGTTCAGCAGCCTTTTATAACGGCTAGATCGGAAATTGAACCGGCGAGAATGGTGGAGAAGATGAGtcccaaaggaagataa